In the Bacillus sp. FJAT-42376 genome, ATTACGCGGGTATTGTTTAATTCCCTGTTTGTTTCGCTTCTGTATGTGGTGACGGCGCTGATCGTCTGCTCTCTTGCCGCCTATGCCCTGGCGAAATTTGATTTTAAGGGAAGAAATGTGATTTTCACAGCGTTTTTGCTTTCCATGATGATTCCATATCAGGCGACGCTCATCCCGCTGTTTCAGATGATGTCGTCAGCCGGCTGGCTGAACACCTATTTTGCGGTTATCGCCCCGCAAATCTGCTATCCGTTTGCCATTTTCCTGCTGCGCCAGAACTTTCTTGCGTTTCCGACAGAGCTTATTGAAGCAGCAAGGCTGGACGGGGCAGGCGAGCTGAAGATTTTTGCAAAAGTGGTGATGCCTGCGATGAGGCCTTCTCTTGCCGCCGCATCCATTTTCTTATTCATGACCCAGTGGAACAACTTTTTATGGCCGCTTGTCGTTCTGAACGATTCATCGATGCACACGTTCCCGGTTGCCCTATCAAGCTTAATGGGACTGTCGTACATTGACTATGGCCAAGTGATGATGGGGGTTTCAATTGCCACGATTCCCATTATTATTTTCTTCCTTGTCCTTCAGAAGCAATTCATTTCAGGCATGCTTGGGAGTGCCGTTAAATAAGGAGGTTCAGCATGCTGACAGTAAAAGACGGACAATTTCATCTCCATGGACAACCGTATCAGATTCTTTCAGGAAGCATTCACTATTTCCGGGTGGTGCCGGAGTATTGGGAAGACCGCTTGAAAAAACTCAAGATGCTCGGGTTAAATACAGTCGAGACGTATATTCCGTGGAATGTGCATGAACCGGAAAAAGGGCAGTTCGAATTTACGGGAATGGCCGATCTGGAAAGGTTTATTCAGACAGCCGCCGGACTTGGACTGAACGTTATTCTCCGGCCGGCGCCTTATATATGCGCTGAATGGGAATTTGGCGGACTGCCTGCCTGGCTGCTGAAGGGGCAGGAAATGGAGCTCCGAAGCTCGGATCCGCTTTTCCTGAAGCATTTGACCGGGTACTTTCATGTGCTTCTTCCAAAACTGATTCCATATTTAGCGTCAAACGGCGGACCAGTAATCGCGATGCAGATTGAAAATGAGTATGGGGCCTACGGGAATGACCGAAAGTACCTTCAGTATATAAAGGATTTGTACGGCCGCGCGGGAATCGATGTCCTCCTTTTCACCTCGGATGGTCCTGAATTTATCAGGCATGGTTCGATTGAGGGAACCGTAACCACACTGAACTTCGGTTCGCGTGCAGAGGAAGCCTTCCTGGAGCTCGAAGCTTTTAAGCCCGGTTCCCCGCTCATGTGTGCGGAATTTTGGATTGGATGGTTTGATCATTGGGGAGGAAAGCACCATACGAGGGAAGCGGCTGATGTGGCGGATGTTTTCGAAGACATGCTGTCAAAAGGGGCTTCGGTTAACTTTTACATGTTCCATGGGGGAACCAATTTTGGGTTTATGAACGGAGCGAATCATTACGAAGAGTATACCCCGACCATTACGAGCTATGATTATGACGCACTGCTGACGGAATGGGGAGACCCGACGGAGAAATATTTTGCGGTCAAGGAAGTGCTGGCAAGATTCAGGGAGGTTCCAAAGGAGAACCCTGAGGCAGGTGCAAAGAAATCGTTTGGGAAAATTTCGCTGCCGGAACGGATGAGCCTGTTTGATGCCATAAAAAATCAGCGTCCGATTGAAACCATTGCTCCACGTTCCATGGAAGAGTTCGATCAGAGCTATGGAATGATCCTTTACCGGACAAAGGTGGAAAAACAGGGGGAGCTGGAGATGGATATTTCGCCGGTCCGGGACCGGGCGTTCATTTACATCAATGGCCGGCACGTGAAAACCATCTACCGGAACGACTCGGCAAAAACAATTACCCTCCCCTTTGATCTACCGGTCAATAATCTCGAAATTCTCGTTGAAAACATGGGGCGGGTCAATTACGGAAAGCATTTGAAAGACCGCAAAGGAATCCTTCAAAATCTGTGGATCGGACAGCAGTACTGGTTTAACTGGGAAGTGATCCCGATTGAAGGGAAGCCGGACGAAATCGAGTGGCTGCCGGAGTCAGACGAGAGATTCCCCAAATTTTTTAAAGGGTCGCTGACCGTTCATAATCGTGCGGATACGTTTATTGATATGAGCGGCT is a window encoding:
- a CDS encoding carbohydrate ABC transporter permease, producing the protein MDAVKTLPAAKEKRNRKLPQKIGMYILLALFLVISIFPFYWMFIGSTNESGKMFTNPPTLLPGTKLMENYQNLNSTIDITRVLFNSLFVSLLYVVTALIVCSLAAYALAKFDFKGRNVIFTAFLLSMMIPYQATLIPLFQMMSSAGWLNTYFAVIAPQICYPFAIFLLRQNFLAFPTELIEAARLDGAGELKIFAKVVMPAMRPSLAAASIFLFMTQWNNFLWPLVVLNDSSMHTFPVALSSLMGLSYIDYGQVMMGVSIATIPIIIFFLVLQKQFISGMLGSAVK
- a CDS encoding beta-galactosidase, which produces MLTVKDGQFHLHGQPYQILSGSIHYFRVVPEYWEDRLKKLKMLGLNTVETYIPWNVHEPEKGQFEFTGMADLERFIQTAAGLGLNVILRPAPYICAEWEFGGLPAWLLKGQEMELRSSDPLFLKHLTGYFHVLLPKLIPYLASNGGPVIAMQIENEYGAYGNDRKYLQYIKDLYGRAGIDVLLFTSDGPEFIRHGSIEGTVTTLNFGSRAEEAFLELEAFKPGSPLMCAEFWIGWFDHWGGKHHTREAADVADVFEDMLSKGASVNFYMFHGGTNFGFMNGANHYEEYTPTITSYDYDALLTEWGDPTEKYFAVKEVLARFREVPKENPEAGAKKSFGKISLPERMSLFDAIKNQRPIETIAPRSMEEFDQSYGMILYRTKVEKQGELEMDISPVRDRAFIYINGRHVKTIYRNDSAKTITLPFDLPVNNLEILVENMGRVNYGKHLKDRKGILQNLWIGQQYWFNWEVIPIEGKPDEIEWLPESDERFPKFFKGSLTVHNRADTFIDMSGWTKGNVWINSFNLGRYWQTEGPQARLYVPAPLLHEGENEILVLELEGTASAAVECLSEPDIG